In one Arenibacter antarcticus genomic region, the following are encoded:
- a CDS encoding uracil-DNA glycosylase family protein, with amino-acid sequence MTSKTFLHTHPYEPFLFPEATKLIVGTLPPPRFTIGDLKEGDVDFCYGSRDGQLWPILNQIFGLGLAFETTEQAVQQRQDFLRQRHIGICDIVKSAERIKIDASDLGLQNIELRNIFEYLEQYPKIDTLLFTGGNSKNGPEYFFRRYIREFGVKLTLVSDQIPRIHEFVLPQPDIVQGHTLDVRRVIRTVSLTAPSGAANRAVGSMEAYKVMKAKNPEINTIDFRVLQYQKFF; translated from the coding sequence TTGACATCAAAAACCTTTCTACATACCCATCCCTATGAACCATTTTTGTTTCCGGAGGCCACAAAGCTGATTGTAGGGACCTTACCGCCGCCTAGGTTTACCATTGGGGATCTAAAGGAAGGTGATGTCGATTTTTGCTATGGCAGCAGGGATGGTCAATTATGGCCAATACTAAACCAGATTTTTGGACTGGGGCTCGCTTTTGAGACCACAGAGCAAGCCGTACAGCAGCGGCAGGATTTTCTACGACAGCGTCATATTGGTATATGCGATATTGTAAAGAGTGCTGAGCGTATAAAGATTGACGCCTCGGATCTTGGATTGCAAAATATTGAATTGAGAAACATTTTCGAGTATCTAGAGCAGTATCCTAAAATAGATACATTATTGTTTACTGGGGGGAATAGTAAAAATGGTCCTGAATATTTTTTTAGAAGGTATATCAGGGAGTTTGGGGTAAAGTTAACATTAGTATCCGATCAAATTCCCCGGATTCATGAATTTGTACTACCCCAACCGGACATCGTTCAGGGTCATACTTTGGATGTAAGGAGGGTGATTAGGACTGTATCCCTTACAGCGCCCTCTGGCGCAGCCAATAGAGCGGTAGGAAGTATGGAGGCCTATAAAGTAATGAAGGCAAAAAATCCTGAAATCAATACGATCGATTTCAGGGTTTTACAGTATCAGAAGTTTTTTTAA